Genomic segment of Arachis hypogaea cultivar Tifrunner chromosome 16, arahy.Tifrunner.gnm2.J5K5, whole genome shotgun sequence:
TGGTTTTAAGGACAAGTATTTCAAGGTTCATCCCGTCAAGGGCCGCCACCCCTTCTGGTTGTCGTTAGAGGGGGAGCGCCTTATCCAGACTTACTGGAGCTTTGGCGCGGGGTCGAATCCCTTTGTTAAAGTGTCGTACAAAAGGTTGTCGGCTGTAGATAAGCAGATAGCGAACGTCCTTCTTGCTATCTTTGAAAAGAACCCCGTGAACCCCCATCTTcttatgggtgaacgggaggccgctaggagctatattcgtgagttgttttctttgtttgccTATGTTTGTCATTGTTTTTTCTCTTTCCGATCTAACGACTAATCGTGCTTGTTGTTTGTTGTAGTGGAAATGTCTGCCACCGTAACCGGTCTTGAGAATCTGATGAAGACCTTTTTTGAGGTAAGTGATGACGAGAATGCCGAAGAGAAGGACGCCGGCAAGTCGGAGGGTCCTTCAGGGGAGAAGGAGGGTCAGGCTTCTCCTGTCCGGGAAACCGAAACGTCGGGAAAACAGGCCGCAGGGGGTCAGGCTTCTCCTGTCCAAGAGGAAGGGGGCGCTGACGGGCACGTGACTCTCACCCCTCATCCGGATAGTGACGTGGAGCTTATCCACACTCCCAAGAAgcgaaagatgtcttccagcccgGAAGGGGCCCTTACCGTAATGGAGAGGAATTTTGATGCTTCCAAGTTCATTGACTCCCAACTGATACCCGGGACAGAAGAGCATTTTCATGCAACCGAGCTGtccgggcaggcgaggtggatgtatcgcaccttgcttcgtggggccgtgatagctcggaaggccgagttTGAGTTATCCGGTATGGAGGCGCTTCGGAGGAAGCTTGAGTCTTCTGTCAAGGCGAACAATGACGTTAAGGCTCAAGTTGAACTCCTCCAGGGTCAGCTGTCCGAGATGGGGGGAAAGCTTAATGCTGCTGAGGAGAAGTCGTCGTTTGTTGCGGAGAGGCTGAAGGCGTCCGATGAGACCGTGGCCCGGCTTCTTGAGCGTGAGATGACATTGGAAGGTCAACTGAACGCCGCTCAGGGTCGGGTTGTCGCTTTGGAAAAGGAGCGGGAGCAGGCCGTCTCGGAGGTGAAGGCCGCTAAGGCAGAGGCCGTTGATCTTAAGAAGAAGCTTAAGGTGGCCAAGGAGCAAGGGAAGAATGCCATCTTGATGACCGAAGATGCCCTGAAGGCTCAGCTGAAGATTGCTGCTCCTGATTTCGAGACGTCGTCAATTGGTGTTTTCAAGACTATCCAGGACGGGAAAATTGTTGATATGCCGAGGAAGTGAAGTCTCGTAACTTAGGATATTTTGTAATGCATTTGTTGAACAACCTGTTGATACTTTGTCGTTTTGTTTGCCTTGAACAATTTTACTTGTCCGTTCCATATTTTGACGCTTTATAAGTTATCGTCGTTTGATTGCTATGATTTCTGCTTGTTTCATTATTTTGTCGTGTTGCCGTTATCGTGTTACCGTTTATTCTAGACGGGCTTATTTCTTGTGCCCGTCTTGCCGTTTTCGCATTTGGTAGCAGTTCGGACCGATTCGGTCGCGTAGTCGTCGAATTGGTTGAGGCCTATGAGCCgtctggctcccggggtgatcagtcccggggtgcCGTTTTAGGTTTTGGTCACGAGGAACAGATATGAAGTAAGAAAGTTTTAACAAGTAAAAAATTTGAACAAGTGAAAATTACTCGTCAGTTGGGTAAGTATTTGACAAAGTAAGTAAACAAGATGAATTAACATGTGGATGGGGCAAATACTAACTATCTGGCTAGGCTCCCTGGTCGGTGAGCCGGTGGGTCAGGAGTAGAACCTCTTTAGGTTACCTGCGTTCCATGTTCTGGGTATTTCCTTGCCGTCAAGTTTTTCGAGTTTGTAAGCGCCCTTGCCGAGTACCTCCCTTaccctgtagggaccttcccaatttACCGCCAGCTTGCCTTCCCCTGGGGTCGGGACGCCGATGTCGTTGCGTCGCAGGACGAGGTCCCTTTCTTCGAAGTCTCGTTTGAGGACTTTTGCGTTGTAACGcagggctattctttgtttcagCGCCGTTTCTGTTAGGTGAGCCATCTCCCTTGTTTCCTCGATCAGGTCTTTCTCGACCGCTTCGCTCATGCCCGCGAGTAGTAGTCGGGGGCTTGGTTTGCCGATTTCGACTGGTATTACCGCGTCGACCCCGTATGTTAGGCGAAAGGGGGTTTCCCCCGTGGCGCTTTGCTCGGTTGTCCAGTAGGACCATAAGACGGAGGGAAGTTCGTCGGCCCAGTTTCCCTTCTTACTGTCTAGGCGCTTCTTTAGACCAAGAAGGATGACTTTGTTTGCGGCCTCTACCTGCCCGTTTGTTTGGGAGTGTTCTATTGAGGAGAACTTTCGCTTTATCCCCAAGCCAGAGAGGAATTCCACgaacttcttgtcggtgaactgggtCCCATTGTCCGAGATAACGACCTCCGGGATGccgaaacgggttatcaccttcctccacatgaacttccggcAGTTGGAGGACGATATCGTGGCTAGCGGttcagcctctacccatttggtatagtagtcaatggctacaatgaggtatttgacttgtcctgggccgaccgggaagggtcccaagaggtcgactccccattgtgcaAAAGGACGTGTAGTCGTTAGCGAGCTTAGCTCGGAGGCTGGTgccttgtggaagttggcgttttgttgacacttCGTGCATTTTCTGACAAATTCCTTCGAGTCCTTCATCATTGTTGGCCAGTAGTATCctgctcggatgagcttccttgctagggctttgcccccgatgtgatGTCCGCAACACCCTTCGTGGACTTCTCTAAgcacgtagtccgtttggtcggggtgcaaacacttcaataggggctggctgagtccctttttgaatagtTGTCCCTGTATGATTGCATATCTGGCCGCCTCCCTTCTTAAAGCTTTGGCCGCCTTCTCATCTTCAGGCAACTTGCCGAGTTCCAGGAAGTCGGTAATGGGGTCCAGCCATGAGGGGCTCGACTCCGTCAGGTGGAGGGCGACCGTTGGTTCCTTCACCATGCCCTGGATGAGCGACCGGTTCCCCGATCCTGGCTTTGTGCTCGCGAGCTTCGACAAAAGGTCTGCTCGTGTGTTCTTTTCTCTTGGAACGTGCTGGATAATGACCTCCTGGAACTGACTTGTCATTTGCttaaccttttccaagtacttttggaggagggggtcccgggcttggtagcttccgtttatctgcgaggtgacgacttgggagtcgctgcatacttcgaCCCTCGTCGCCCCGACTTCCCGAGCCAGCATTAGTCTGCCTAGGagagcctcatattctgcttggttgttcgacactgggaactcgaacttggtcgattgctcatagatgacccctgctgggctttccaagatgacccctgctcctccggacgtttggttggaggctccgtccacatgaagcctccaccgtgtgcccgtttccTCGGGAGGGTCGCCCGTTACCTCCACCAAGAAGTCTGCCATTGCTTGGGCCTTGATTGCGTGTCGAGGCTCATACTGTAGGTCATATTGTgagagctcgatggcccaggtcatcatcctaccAGCCAAATCAGGTTTTTGTTGTATTTGCCGAATCGCCTGATCTGTCCTCACGACTATACGGTGACTCTAGAAGTATTGTCTTAACCTTCGGGAGGATACTAGGAGCGCCAGCGCCAgtctttccagtttgctgtaccTCAGCTCTGGTCCCTGGAGTGCCCTGCTCACGAAGTAGACGGGATGTTGTGTCCTTGCTTCTTCTGTAACGAGGACCGCGGCAAGCGCTTCCTCGGTTACTGATAGGTAGAGGTAGAGCGGTTCTCCGGCTCTGGGTTTCCCGAGGACTGGTGGTGCCGCCAAGATTtgcttgaagtggttgaatgcctcttcgcacgctggtgtccattcgaacgtcattccctttctcattaaatTGAAGAAAGGTAGGGCCCTTGCTGCCGATGCGCCGAGGAAACGGGACAAAGCTGTCAATCTCCCAGCAAGTCTCTGGACGTCTTTGATGCAACCCGGACTCTTCATTTGATGGACCGCTTGGCATTTTTCGGGATTGGCCTCCACTCCTCTTTGAGTGATCATGAAGCCCAGgaactttccggcctccatgGCGAACGCGCATTTGAGCGGATTAAGCCTCATGCCGTATTGTCGTAGGGACGAGAAAACGTCGTTAAGGTCGCTCAGGAGATCGTCAGGTCGGGCGGTCTTTGCGAGTATGTCATCTACATAGACTTCCACTGTTTTGCCCAGGAGTTCGCTGAAtatcttattcatcaacctttggtatgtggctcctgcattttttagaccaaatggcattaccttgtaacaatagatgccccctggcgttatgaacgccgttttttcctcgtcgggtcggtgcatcggtatctgattgtaccctgagtaggcgtccatgaaactcAGGTATCTGTACCCTGCCGCTGCGTCGACGAGTGCATCAATATTAGGtagggggtagcagtccttgggacaagccttgttgaggtcagagtagtctacgcacattctccacctcccGTTGTGTTTTTTAACCAGAACCACATTCGACAACCAAGTCGAGTAATCCAATTCCCGGATGAATCCCGCTTCTAAGAGGCTGGCCATTTGCTTGGCTACCTCGTCCGCCCTTTCCTGCGACATTTTCCTCCTTCTCTGGGCCACTGGTTTGGCTCCTGCCTTTACGGCCAGGTGATGCGACATGAGCTGGGGGTCTATCCGTGGCATGTCGGCAGGtgtccaggcgaagaggtcggcgtTAGCCCTGATCATCTCCATCAAAGGCTCCTTTATTTCGTGCGGGAGGTTTCTGTTTATGAATGTGAATTTATCGTCCTCCTCGCCGACTCTGAACTTTTCCAAGTCTCCTTCTGGCTCTGGTCTGGGTTTGTCGTCTACCCTGGCGTCCAGGTCGGCCAGGAAAACCCCTGACGCTTCCTTGGATTTTTTTCTGAGAGAAAGGCTGGCATGGTCGCAAGTGACCGCCGTTTCCAAGTCGCCCCAGAGGGATCCCACGGATCCGTCATCGGTGATGAACTTCATCACCAGTAGTTTCGTACTGATAGCTGCCCCCAGGTCGTTAATGGTctttctccccaggatgatgttatAAGCCGTCGAATCTCGTAATATTACAAAGTCTGCCATGATTGTCCTCCGTCTTTGCCCTTGTCCCACAGAGGTCGGGAGTGTGATGATTCCgtctggcttgatgaagtggtctccTAACCCTACCACACTGTGCTGGTGGGTCGTCAGGTCGGAATCTCTCAATCCCAGGGCATCGAAAACGTttcggaacatgatgtttgagtctgcccccgtgtctaccaggattcgtttgacgaggccAGTTCCGACCCtagccgtgatgaccatgggcggACTTTCCGGCACCTCGTCAAACCATTGGTCCTCCGGGTCGAAAGAGATAGGTGGGAGACCCTTAAGACTTCTAACAGGTGGGGTGGAGACCGCTAGGACCTTGGCATCTTTCTTCTGCGCCGATTTCGACCTCGGGGCGGTATTCCTAGCCGTCACCACGTTTACCACCGTGAGACCGTGGTCGTCACCCTCTGGTTCCTGTCGTCGTCTTGTTGGTCGAGATCTGTCTTCGTTGTCGTTGTCCCGGTTGCGTCTCCTTAGTTCCCTTATAAGGTGGGAGAAGTCGGCGAGTTTGCCATCCTTGATAGCTTGCTCGAGGGCATCCTTTAGGTCaaagcagtcttgggtcttgtgcccgTAACCCTTGTGATACTCGCAGTAAAGGTTCTTGTTCCCTCCCGTCCTGTCCTtcagtggtcggggcttcgacagtatccccttttctgctatctgttggtaaacttcagTGATCGATGCCgtgaggggggtgtagttggtgaacttcCCAACTCGGGGGAACGGTTTGGGTGGTTTACTCGGACCGCCGTCCCTGGCgtgttcctttggtctttctcTGGCTTCGAAGTGCCGAGATTGGTTGTAGGcgggctgccgtttattggcagccacaacccggctgacttcctcgtcattAATGTATTCTTTGGCCACGCACTGGATCTCTTGCATTGTCCAGACGGGCTTTGTGGTGAGGTGTTTCCTGAAGTCCTCATTCGAGAGCCCGTTCGTTAAGCACAAACTTGCCACTGAGTCCGTCAGACCGTCAATTTCCAAGCACTCGTCATTAAAACGGTCCAGGTACTTCCTGGTCGGCTCTCCGGGTCTCTGTGTCACCCCCAGCAAATTGATTGGGTGTTTGGCTTTGACAATCCTAGTTGTGAACTGAGCCAAGAAGGCGTGGCTGATGTCGGAGAATTGGGTCACCGAGCCTTGCGGGAGGTTGTTAAACCACCGTATTGCCGGGCCCGCTAAGGTGACTGGGAAAGCGCGACATCTGACCTCGTCTCCCAccccttctaggttcatcctggcctcaaaggccgtcaaGTGTTCCAGGGGGTCTTGCGTTCCGTCATACTTCATGTCTGTCGGCTTGTCGAAGTGTTTTGGTAGTCGGACCTCGAGTACAGAGCGGTGGAAAGGGGTCGCTCCTATTATGACGGGTCCTCGGGCAGTTCTTCTCGACTCATTGTTCTCGCGGTGGGCTTCCTCGTTGCCCCTGTTCGACGCGCGCCGCCTTTCGTGTCGGGCGTAGATGATGGGGTCGCGACTTCTCCTCCTGGGGCGTACTCGCCCCCAGTGCTTTCTGACTCATACTGGGGGCTCAGCATGCGCCTCGAGCGGGAACGGGTGGGACTCCGTTCTGGGGAGCGTTCGTCGCGCTCTCTTTCTGCTAGCCGGCGCTCTAAGTCCTGCATTCTATGGCGTAGTTCTTGCATTATCCTGGCGTGGTTATCACCCGTCCCCCCGAAGGGGCGTCTCTCGTGAGTCTGTGTCGCATCCCTCGGGGACGACCGTTGCTGTTGCCGTGATTCCGTCGCGACGGCGCCTCCCCCGAGTATGGGGGGTGCTACCTCGGAACCTGTCCCAGTCTGGACCCGCACGAAATCCATGAACGTTttgtccccacagacggcgccaatgttcggtaggtcgggtaccggacggttcgggttagGACCCTGAGGTCAACGCTTCGGATGGTGGAGATGCTCGTCTGGTCGTGGTTTCCTGGTTCCGGGTGAgcgaggtcccgagcacttcgGATGGagagggggggtgccacctgcaaagacactccgacgcccttgtcagaatatgtgcaggcggagAGGAAATGGTGTGtgaatgtgacgtaccttggggggagagccagtctcccccttatatacatgtcagtagtgggccccttCAATGGTCAGGCCCATACCCTCAAAGGCGCTGTCCTTCGGCTGTGTGCaagccgtacgggacgcgtgtccgggtcgggtggagggcGCATTACTGGACCGGCGAGAActcgggtcgggttgacccgcgtgagtttgggccaggccgtaacaaaaGTGTTCCCAGTTTCAGCCTATTTAATTAGTGCCATAGCTTCCAGAAATATAAAGATCAAGCACATACCCTATCCAGGTATCCAAGTTTTTCCTAGTTTCGTAACAGAACGTGTAAACTCATTTACTTTTtagaaaaaatgataaattagttCCTGACCTTTTAATCTGCGGACAATTTTGTccttgaccattgaaaaatacttttaggTCCCTGACATCCCTAAAAAttagacggatcagtccctccgttcATAAGCCACCGTCAGACCCGACGGAAAAGGCTGACCTGACTCTCCATCTGCTTACCTGACTTAACGGCGTTCCCACATGGCACGTTAGTGGGATGGAGCTTTTGAAAAAAGGGACACTTAAGTCCCTCTCacttaaaacgacgtcgttttgtgtGCTGCCCCTTATATACATTATCATCTCTTTCCTTGTGTACAATGCCTATACACCCACAGAGCTTTTACAAAATTACATTAAACCCTAAGGAAGACCAAAGATCAAACGCAGTTATACTCTGTTTCTCCCTCCAAAAAAAAACCACCATCCAGACTGATAAGGTTTCGGTGTGCATTCACCGTCGAAGAGGGAGAACCATATAGTGTTGTCTGATTTGCCGTCTTCGTCATCGAAGGTAAGAATCAGTTGCATTGCTTAGTGAGTCGATTGTGTAGTTCATAGTTATGAAAGTATGAACTGTTGTACGTGCATGGTGATAGTAATGGTTAAAATTGTATGTGCGTTGTAACCGTGAAATTGATTCAATgttagggcaaaggaaagttgTTGGTTGatttctgtttctattttttGAAGGAGATTGATGTTTGAGTGTAGAGTTAGTTGATCAatgatttctgttttttttttccagatGGTAGATGTGTTTGTGGTGCCAGTTTTCCACCATGGAGGTAGTTTTGTCAGAAACAGTAATGGTTCCCTTGTTTATGAAAATGGAAAGGTAGAGAAATTTTCCGAAATGGActtgaattttgtgaattttggggACTTGATCACACTTTTTAAAGGCTTGGGGTACCAGTCGTACAAGGCAGTTTATTGGTATGATCCAATGAGTGATAACGTTGAGTCGGGGCTGCATAGTTTGACAGGGGATGCAGGGATTAATGCCATGCAAGAgaacaaaatgaagaatacaAAGACGAATGAGTTTTACATGTACTTTGACCACCCTGTTGATGAGCCTGAGATTGTGGAGGATGGTGGAAACAAAGGCAAGAGTCCTGTGTTAGAAGAGATTCAGAGTTCATCTTCAGATGATGGGTACGAGGGTATGGAGGATGAGCCCTACAAACCTCCACCACCCGGATATGAAAGTGACAGTGATGATGGTGATAATAGTGCTGAGGACAGAGCAGGCAAGAAGAAGAGAGTTAGTAAGGAAAAGGAAAAAATTGTGACTCCAACTAAGCCATCTGCAAAGAAGCAATCTGCAAAGAGGCCAGCTGCAAAGAAGACAGGTGTGAATAGGAATAGGAGAAGTTGGTTAAAGAAGGGACAAAGTAGTGAAATGGGGACATCTGAGGTGAATAGAAGGCAACAGGCCAGGTCTGAGCTCAATGAGCAGCAGGCCAATTCTGGGCCCAATGAGCAACAGCCCAACAGAGATCCAACTGTGAGGTTCTATGTCAATGGAgtccaagatgatgatgatgaccccaTATATGACTACCATTCTGAGGATTTACACAGTCCTATATCATTAGATGATGAGTCTAGCAAGCACACATTTCCTGAATTTGATGATGATTATGCTTTTGGAGAGGGCCGGTTTGAGTTAAGGACTAGGTTTGTAACCATAGAGAAATTTAAAGAAGTTGTGAAAGACTCTTTCATTGCTGAGGGTAgagaacttaggtggattaagaaTGACAGGGAGAGAGTTAGGGTGGGATGCATGGATGATGAGTGCCTGTGGTTAGTTCATTTGTCATACAACAAATCACTGCAATGGTATCAGGTGAAGACTTACAAAAACGATCACACATGTGCTAGGGACCTAGGGAGTAACGCTGCTGATCAACATTGGATTAGTAAGAAGGTGGAGAAGAGAATGAGTACACAGAGTTACATGAGAACAAATGAAGTTATTGACTTTCTGAGAGAGGAGTTCTCACTCACTACACATCCCAAAATGGTCTATAGAGCAGTTAAAGAGGCAAGGGAAAAGATAATGGGCAATGAGAGGGAGCAATACAATAATGTGAGGGATTATTTGTTTGAGATTCTAAGAAGCAACCCTGGGTCCAGGGCAGAGCTGTGTGTAACTCCAATTCCTCAATCCCCCTGTGTTTGATAAGCTCTATATAGGGTTAGAGGCATGCAAGCAGGGTTCAAGAGTGGATGTAGGCCTCTAATCCACCTTCATGTTTGCTTCCTAAAAATATACTATGGTGGACAACTTCTAACTGCAGTGGCCCAAGATGCGAATAATCAATTTTATATTGTTGCTTATGGAGTTGCAAGGTCTGAAACCAAGGAGTCTTGGAAGTGGTTTCTTACTCTACTTCAGGAGGATCTGGGGGATGTGCAGACTCATGGTTGAAATTTCATGTCCAACCAACAGAAGGTAACATTCACAACTCTTTATATACTTGATACTGGTTGAATTACTGGTATATATGCCTAGTTTAATATACTAGTTGAATTACTGGTTTATATAACTCTTTATATACACCCCATAAATCATGAATGGATCACTCTTTATATGCCTAGTTTAATATACTAGTTGAATTACTGGTTGAATTACTGGTTTATATAACTCTTTATATACATTCATAAATCATGAATGGATCACTCTTTATATGcctagtttaataatgcattgtTCAAAAATTACTGGTTATGTTTAATGGTGAAATCTTTTTGTACTGTGTTAGGGATTGCTACCTGCTTTGAAAGAAGTGATGCCAAATGCACATCACCGAAATTGTGTGATGCACATTTGGAAAAACTTCATAAACAGATTTAAGGATTTGTATATTCAGGAGGTGGTTTGGGATTGTGCCAGGTGCACCACCATACCCGAATTCAAAGAACAGATGGAGAAGCTCAAAGGCATTAATCAGGGGGCATGGGAATATCTTTCCAAATTTGAGCCAGCTACTTGGGTGAAGGCATATTTCTCCCACGGGCCAAAAGTGGACAACCTCACGAATAACATGTGTGAGTTGTTCAATTCAAAGATACTCAACTATAGAAGCAAGCCTATCCTAACAACGTGTGAAGAAATTAGGTACTATCTGATGCGGAGGAAGgttaagtggtgcacgaaatcgcaatcacacttttgcaacttcgcacaactaacgagcaagtgcactgggtcgtccaagtaataccttacgtgagtaagggtcgatcccacggagattgtcggcttgaagcaagctatggttatcttgtaacacTTAGTCAGAATATCAATAgaaattatcatttttaattgGAATGattaaaagagcatgaattaaatgatacttgttatgcagtaatggagaacagattgaggttttggagatgttctgtcttctgaatctctgctttcctactatcttcttcttcacgcacgcaggtctccttccatggcaagttgtatgttggtggatcaccattgtcaatggttaccatccatcctctcagtgaaaatggtccaaatgcgctgtcactgcacggctaatcatctgtcggttctcactcatgttggaatagaatccattgattcttttgcgtctgtcactacgcctaacactcgcaagtttgaagcttgtcacagtcatcccttcctagatcctattcggaataccacagacaaggtgtagactttccggatctcaggaatggccgccaataatcctagcctataccacggagactctgatcatgaaccaagaggctaagagatacacactcaatctaaggtagaacggaagtggttgtcaggcatgcgttcataggttgagaatggtgatgagtgtcacggataatcacattcatcacggttaagtacaagcgagtatcttagaacagaaacaagcgtgattgaatagaaaacagaagtaattgcattaattcatcgagacacagcagagctcctcacccccaatcatggagtttagagactcatgccgtagagatacaatgtaaaatgtgaaaatgtcatgagatacatagTAAGCCTCTGAAAGttgtatttatactaaactagtagctagggtttacagaaaatgagcaaactaagatagataatgtagaaatccacttctggggcccgctTAGTGTGTGTTTGGTCTGAGCATTGacctttacatgtgtagaggcttcttttggagttaaatgccaggttccagcttgtttgtggcgtttaactctggtttgtaacttgtttctggcgtttaacttcagaataggacaggaagttggcgttcaacgtcagtttgttgatgccaaggcatcttaggctagtttcactagcatttttttgatagttttagttgttttatgcattttcttgagcttaaagtaaccaagaatggttaaaagaagaacaaagcaatgaaccatccaaacagtatgattttgatgcagattccatgagttttagttatattacttgaatgctatgaatggaagatttctcatgaaattttgcaagacattgatgcaattgtttggatgatttcagggaagaagaggctaggcaaggaagcaacaaagtcaataaaggaagcttgaatatcacatgtggagtttaagttccagtttaagcctaaactggagcttaaacgccagaatcatgaaggctaagaaatgctgaaactgaagtttaacctccagtttaaccttaaactggaggttaaacgccagaatgaaagtctcaccaaagaagcattccacgtttaacctccagtttaaccttaaactggaggttaaatgccagaatgagaatgccaatcaggaagcatttccacgtttaacctccagtttaaccttaaactggaggttaaacgccagaaatgggaagtgcaccagggagccatttccacgtttaagctccagtttgaccttaaactggagcttaaacgtgttcgaccaagttttctcctccagggttgctttctccatttccacgtttaagctccagtttaaccttaaactggagcttaaacgtgttcgacacctccagggctacatttctcagcttccacgtttaagctccagtttaaccttaaactggagcttaaacgtgttcgacctccaggatgccttcttccatttccacgtttaagctccagtttaaccttaaactggagcttaaacgtgttcgacctccagggctgccttttctatctccacgtttaagcttcagtttaaccttaaactgaagcttaaacgtgcttccacaaaaggcatcactggaagtgtctggcgtttaagctgcagtttaagcttaaactgcaacttaaacgccactcttggaaaaggtttctgggccaaaaatattgcggtttaagttagtatttgagcacaaacattaacttaaacttactctggtatgaaacccatttgaatatcatggtttatgggattgggcctgaaggattgatgagtctgaaatttcaatttattgagtcatgtgtcattatttgattatcactaagttggctcaatgaatgttacagaatttggatcaacagcctcatcaagattatggatcataaacccaaggcaaaaggaaagcagggagaggcctcaaagcccaagaaacacaacagaagctcaatatagaaagtgtacaaataggatagaatttaagttaggagggacttttaccttttcatttggctagttttcttatctttgtaattgaa
This window contains:
- the LOC112757250 gene encoding uncharacterized protein, which encodes MKYDGTQDPLEHLTAFEARMNLEGVGDEVRCRAFPVTLAGPAIRWFNNLPQGSVTQFSDISHAFLAQFTTRIVKAKHPINLLGVTQRPGEPTRKYLDRFNDECLEIDGLTDSVASLCLTNGLSNEDFRKHLTTKPVWTMQEIQCVAKEYINDEEVSRVVAANKRQPAYNQSRHFEARERPKEHARDGGPSKPPKPFPRPRPLKDRTGGNKNLYCEYHKGYGHKTQDCFDLKDALEQAIKDGKLADFSHLIRELRRRNRDNDNEDRSRPTRRRQEPEGDDHGLTVVNVVTARNTAPRSKSAQKKDAKVLAVSTPPVRSLKGLPPISFDPEDQWFDEVPENSDLTTHQHSVVGLGDHFIKPDGIITLPTSVGQGQRRRTIMADFVILRDSTAYNIILGRKTINDLGAAISTKLLVMKFITDDGSVGSLWGDLETAVTCDHASLSLRKKSKEASGVFLADLDARVDDKPRPEPEGDLEKFRVGEEDDKFTFINRNLPHEIKEPLMEMIRANADLFAWTPADMPRIDPQLMSHHLAVKAGAKPVAQRRRKMSQERADEVAKQMASLLEAGFIRELDYSTWLSNVVLRQGTDT